In a genomic window of Drosophila takahashii strain IR98-3 E-12201 chromosome 3L, DtakHiC1v2, whole genome shotgun sequence:
- the LOC108059315 gene encoding uncharacterized protein: protein MFKELVLWMHRMAHDFCLARPVTPPPRHGCRLPVKNRFFANLIFFVAIVTPLYFCLLKDVIAMIAGPKKR, encoded by the exons atgtttaaggAGCTGGTATTGTGGATGCACCGTATGGCCCACGACTTTTGCTTGGCTCGTCCAGTGACTCCGCCACCTCGGCAT ggcTGTCGGCTGCCAGTGAAGAATAGATTCTTTGCCAATTTGATATTCTTTGTTGCCATTGTAACACCGCTGTACTTTTGCCTGCTGAAGGATGTGATCGCCATGATCGCTGGGCCCAAGAAGCGCTAG
- the Mcm7 gene encoding DNA replication licensing factor Mcm7: MARRDYAQDRESIKTFLSEFCKCDDDGKKEFVYGSQLVKLAHREQVLITIDLDDLAEFNESLAEAVIDNCRRYASIFSDVIAELLPSYKQQEVHAKDALDVYIEHRLMMETRTRNPMEQRDERNSFPAELMKRFEVGFKPLSTEKAHSIREVKAQHIGKLVTVRGIVTRCTEVKPMMVVATYTCDRCGSETYQPVNSLSFTPVHDCPSDDCRVNKAGGRLYLQTRGSKFVKFQEVKMQEHSDQVPVGHIPRSMTIMCRGEVTRMAQPGDHIVVSGVFLPLMRTGFAQMIQGLLSETFLQAHRIICINKNDEISDKDAELTPDELEELAQDDFYERLATSLAPEIYGHLDVKKALLLLLVGGVDKRPDGMKIRGNINICLMGDPGVAKSQLLGYISRLAVRSQYTTGRGSSGVGLTAAVMKDPLTGEMTLEGGALVLADQGVCCIDEFDKMADQDRTAIHEVMEQQTISIAKAGIMTTLNARVSILAAANPAFGRYNPRRTVEQNIQLPAALLSRFDLLWLIQDRPDRDNDLRLAKHITYVHSHSKQPPTRVKALDMNLMRRYINLCKRKNPTIPDELTDYIVGAYVELRREARNQKDMTFTSARNLLGILRLSTALARLRLSDSVEKDDVAEALRLLEMSKDSLNQIHEHQKGHVPNTSDRIFAIVRELAGSGKAVKIGDIMDRCTTKGFKPDQVDKCIDDYEELNVWQVNMGRTKITFM, encoded by the exons ATGGCTCGACGTGACTATGCCCAGGATCGAG AATCCATCAAGACCTTCCTGTCGGAATTCTGCAAGTGCGACGACGATGGCAAGAAGGAGTTCGTCTACGGCTCTCAGTTGGTTAAACTGGCCCATCGGGAGCAGGTACTGATCACCATCGACCTGGACGACCTGGCGGAATTCAACGAGAGTCTCGCGGAGGCGGTGATCGACAATTGCCGGCGTTATGCCTCGATTTTCAGCGATGTGATTGCCGAACTGCTGCCCAGCTACAAGCAGCAGGAGGTGCACGCCAAGGATGCCCTGGATGTGTACATTGAGCACCGCCTGATGATGGAGACGCGCACGAGGAATCCCATGGAGCAGCGCGACGAGCGGAACAGCTTCCCCGCGGAGCTAATGAAGCGATT CGAAGTGGGCTTCAAACCCCTGTCCACGGAGAAAGCGCACTCCATTCGCGAGGTGAAGGCCCAGCACATTGGCAAACTGGTCACCGTTCGCGGCATCGTCACCCGCTGCACCGAGGTCAAGCCCATGATGGTGGTGGCCACCTACACCTGCGATCGCTGTGGCTCCGAGACCTATCAGCCCGTCAACTCGCTCTCCTTTACGCCCGTCCACGATTGTCCCTCGGACGATTGCCGGGTGAACAAGGCGGGCGGCAGGCTTTACCTACAGACGCGTGGCTCCAAGTTCGTCAAGTTCCAGGAGGTCAAGATGCAGGAGCACAGCGACCAGGTGCCCGTGGGCCACATCCCACGCAGCATGACCATCATGTGCAGGGGTGAAGTCACTCGAATGGCCCAGCCAGGCGATCATATCGTGGTATCCGGTGTGTTTCTGCCACTGATGCGCACGGGTTTCGCCCAGATGATTCAGGGTCTGCTCTCGGAGACATTCCTCCAAGCTCAC CGCATCATTTGCATCAACAAGAACGACGAGATCTCGGACAAGGACGCCGAGCTGACGCCCGATGAGCTGGAGGAGCTGGCCCAGGATGACTTCTACGAGCGCCTGGCCACCAGCCTGGCCCCCGAAATCTACGGCCATTTGGACGTGAAGaaggcgctgctgctgctcctcgtcGGAGGCGTAGACAAACGCCCCGATGGCATGAAGATTCGTGGCAACATCAACATCTGTCTGATGGGCGATCCCGGTGTGGCCAAGTCGCAGCTGCTGGGCTACATCAGCCGGTTGGCCGTGCGATCGCAGTACACAACGGGTCGCGGATCCTCGGGCGTGGGTCTTACGGCTGCGGTGATGAAAGATCCGCTTACGGGCGAGATGACTTTAGAAGGAGGAGCTCTTGTTCTCGCAGATCAAGGAGTTTGCTGCATTGACGAGTTCGATAAGATGGCCGATCAGGATCGAACGGCCATACACGAGGTGATGGAGCAGCAGACCATCTCGATAGCCAAGGCGGGCATCATGACCACCCTGAATGCACGCGTTTCCATTCTGGCCGCCGCCAATCCCGCCTTCGGACGCTACAATCCCCGTCGCACCGTCGAGCAGAACATCCAGCTGCCCGCTGCTTTGCTCTCGCGTTTCGATCTGCTGTGGCTCATCCAGGACCGACCGGATCGGGACAACGATTTGCGGCTGGCCAAGCACATCACGTACGTGCACAGCCACAGCAAACAGCCGCCGACGCGGGTCAAGGCTCTGGACATGAATCTCATGCGGCGCTACATCAACCTGTGCAAGCGCAAGAATCCAACCATTCCGGACGAGCTAACCGACTACATTGTGGGCGCCTATGTGGAGCTGCGTCGGGAGGCGCGCAACCAGAAGGACATGACCTTCACCTCGGCCCGTAATCTACTCGGTATCCTGCGCCTGTCCACCGCTTTGGCTAGGTTGCGTCTCTCCGACAGCGTGGAGAAGGATGATGTTGCGGAGGCACTGCGTCTGCTGGAAATGTCCAAGGATTCGCTGAACCAGATCCACGAGCACCAGAAGGGACA TGTTCCCAACACATCGGATCGCATTTTCGCCATTGTCCGCGAACTCGCAGGCTCTGGAAAGGCCGTCAAGATCGGCGACATCATGGACCGCTGCACCACCAAGGGCTTTAAACCCGACCAGGTGGACAAATGCATCGACGACTACGAGGAGCTCAATGTGTGGCAGGTCAACATGGGACGCACGAAGATCACCTTCATGTAG